The DNA region GCAGCTATTCCACCCCATATTCCAGTAATTTTAGATGCCAAACACAGTGACTTAAATACTAGTACCATTTTTGCTCGGACTGTGTTTACAGAATGGCAGGTGGATGCAATCACTCTTAGTCCTTATACGGGACAAGATCATGTAGCACCTTTTTTGGTCTATCCTGATAAAGCGGTGTTTATTTTATGCTGTACTTCTAATCCAGGCGCAGAAGCTTTACAGCAATATCCGACAAACGAATCACCCCTTTATTTACAGGTAGTAAAAGAATCAAAGACCTGGGGAACTCCAGAACAATTGGGTTTGGAAGTGGGAACTACAAATCCTGAGATTTTAGCACTTATTCGAGCGATCGCGCCTGAACGAATTATTATGGCGCGTAGCATTTGGGCGGAAGGTGCAAAGCTGAAGCAAATTTTAGAAGCGGGTTTGAATACTAACGGTGATGGTTTACTGATTCCTGTTCCTCAAGATATGTTGGGAAACACCCAACTATCTGAGGAAGTTCAAAATTTACGCGCAGAAATTAATCAAATCAAAACTGAAATTGTTCACGAAAATTCCACATGTTCTGTGTGGTTTCCTGATGTTTGTTTCCTAAATCAGCATCCCTACCAAGATTTGATTTTACAACTTTATGATATTGACTGCATTATGTTTGGTAGCTTTGTCCAAGCATCAGGAGCTATATTTCCTTATTACATTGACTTACGCAAAATTATTTCCAATCCCCAAGTTTTTAATCAAGTTCTCACTGCATATCAAGATATTTTGAAGAATCTCATTTTTGATAGATTAGCAGGTATTCCCTATGGTTCTTTACCTACTGCGACTGGTTTAGCTTTGCGCCTTCATTGTCCGATGATTTTCCCTCGTAAAGAGGTAAAGGCTCACGGGACTCGGAGAGTAATTGAGGGTAATTTCCATCCTGGTGAAACAGTTGTAGTTGTTGACGATATTCTCATCAGTGGTAAAAGTGTTATGGAAGGCGCAGGAAAGTTAGAATCAGCAGGATTAAATGTTAATGATATTGTGGTATTTATCGATCATGAACAAGGGGTGAAAGATAGGTTACAGCAAAATGGTTATCGTAGTCATGCAGTTTTAACTATTTCGGAAATTACTAATACTCTGTATCAAGCAGGACGAATAAATGAGGAGCAATTTTTAGCTTTTGCTGAAAGTTAGTGATTGGGGGAATGGGGAGTGGGGGGTAGGGAATAGGGGAAGATTTTTCTCATGTACTTACCCTTGGTTATATCTTGCACTGCCCACTTTATAGCCAGAGAATAAATTCTCTGGTTAATAGCACAAGCCCACTAAGCGTGGACTATAAACCTTACCCAGTCTTCAATAGATAAACTTTAGCTAGTAGCCCCAAAATTCATTCTGAGGCGGTTGTTGGGACTGGTGCAAGTTCTGAGCCTTGAACATATTTAATTACTCGGTTCAATCTACTAACCCAAGTTGCTGGTTATCGACTGATATGCACTTGTTATCACTCAATTCATGCGATCGCGTACAACAAAGTTGGTGCCTAGCGCCAACGTGCCGATGCCATTGTTGCCAGCATTCAGCTACTTAAATGCCTATTAGTTGTATAAATTACTTA from Nostoc commune NIES-4072 includes:
- a CDS encoding bifunctional orotidine-5'-phosphate decarboxylase/orotate phosphoribosyltransferase; translation: MNFFDKLNRNILQNQSLLFVGLDPNPEMMPVRYESEELITGLEKWLQFIIAETSDYVCAYKPTLGFYEALGIPGLELLYKTLAAIPPHIPVILDAKHSDLNTSTIFARTVFTEWQVDAITLSPYTGQDHVAPFLVYPDKAVFILCCTSNPGAEALQQYPTNESPLYLQVVKESKTWGTPEQLGLEVGTTNPEILALIRAIAPERIIMARSIWAEGAKLKQILEAGLNTNGDGLLIPVPQDMLGNTQLSEEVQNLRAEINQIKTEIVHENSTCSVWFPDVCFLNQHPYQDLILQLYDIDCIMFGSFVQASGAIFPYYIDLRKIISNPQVFNQVLTAYQDILKNLIFDRLAGIPYGSLPTATGLALRLHCPMIFPRKEVKAHGTRRVIEGNFHPGETVVVVDDILISGKSVMEGAGKLESAGLNVNDIVVFIDHEQGVKDRLQQNGYRSHAVLTISEITNTLYQAGRINEEQFLAFAES